The Struthio camelus isolate bStrCam1 chromosome 5, bStrCam1.hap1, whole genome shotgun sequence genome has a segment encoding these proteins:
- the RHOD gene encoding rho-related GTP-binding protein RhoD isoform X1, protein MAPYIAAETWGSPSKPRQRLRGPRKPDRLGQTPAPWKGAPVRAAGPPRRVPPDAAGAQGAQPGPGSPGRGQGDGDQSCHRRGRGLWEDIAAHGLCQRGLPQGQEDYDRLRPLSYLDANVILMCFDVTNPSSYDNILTKWCPEVNHFCKGVPVVLVGCKTDLRKDRAVLHRLHEDRLEPITFQQGEAMARLVHAAFYFECSAKYQENISAIFVAACKAALSTVRRTQRRRRPKRDCVLC, encoded by the exons GGATCTCCCAGCAAGCCCCGGCAGAGGCTACGGGGCCCGAGGAAGCCGGACAGGCTGGGACAGACACCCGCCCCGTGGAAGGGTGCTCCCGTGAGAGCAGCAGGACCCCCTCGCCGGGTGCCCCCCGATGCAGCAGGCGCCCAAGGGGCACAGCCCGGCCCGGGCTCCCCCGGCCGAGGCCAAGGAGACGGAGATCAAAGCTGTCATCGTCGGGGACGGGGGCTGTGGGAAGACATCGCTGCTCATGGTCTTTGCCAGAGGGGACTTCCCCAAG GACAGGAAGATTATGACAGGCTTCGCCCACTGTCTTACTTGGATGCCAATGTTATCCTCATGTGCTTTGATGTCACTAACCCCAGCAGCTATGACAACATCCTAACGAAG TGGTGCCCGGAGGTGAACCACTTCTGCAAGGGTGTCCCCGTggtgctggtgggctgcaagaccGACCTGCGgaaggaccgggccgtgctgcaTAGGCTCCATGAGGACCGCCTGGAGCCCATCACCTTCCAGCAG GGGGAGGCCATGGCCCGGCTGGTCCACGCAGCATTCTACTTCGAGTGCTCAGCCAAGTACCAGGAGAACATCTCGGCCATCTTCGTGGCAGCTTGCAAGGCCGCACTCAGCACCGTGCGGAGGACCCAGCGCCGGAGGCGACCCAAGCGGGACTGTGTGCTCTGCTGA
- the RHOD gene encoding rho-related GTP-binding protein RhoD isoform X2 has protein sequence MQQAPKGHSPARAPPAEAKETEIKAVIVGDGGCGKTSLLMVFARGDFPKVYVPTVFEKYTASFQVGSKPVKIHLWDTAGQEDYDRLRPLSYLDANVILMCFDVTNPSSYDNILTKWCPEVNHFCKGVPVVLVGCKTDLRKDRAVLHRLHEDRLEPITFQQGEAMARLVHAAFYFECSAKYQENISAIFVAACKAALSTVRRTQRRRRPKRDCVLC, from the exons ATGCAGCAGGCGCCCAAGGGGCACAGCCCGGCCCGGGCTCCCCCGGCCGAGGCCAAGGAGACGGAGATCAAAGCTGTCATCGTCGGGGACGGGGGCTGTGGGAAGACATCGCTGCTCATGGTCTTTGCCAGAGGGGACTTCCCCAAG GTCTACGTCCCCACAGTGTTCGAGAAGTACACAGCCTCCTTCCAGGTTGGCAGCAAGCCTGTGAAGATCCACCTCTGGGACACGGCAg GACAGGAAGATTATGACAGGCTTCGCCCACTGTCTTACTTGGATGCCAATGTTATCCTCATGTGCTTTGATGTCACTAACCCCAGCAGCTATGACAACATCCTAACGAAG TGGTGCCCGGAGGTGAACCACTTCTGCAAGGGTGTCCCCGTggtgctggtgggctgcaagaccGACCTGCGgaaggaccgggccgtgctgcaTAGGCTCCATGAGGACCGCCTGGAGCCCATCACCTTCCAGCAG GGGGAGGCCATGGCCCGGCTGGTCCACGCAGCATTCTACTTCGAGTGCTCAGCCAAGTACCAGGAGAACATCTCGGCCATCTTCGTGGCAGCTTGCAAGGCCGCACTCAGCACCGTGCGGAGGACCCAGCGCCGGAGGCGACCCAAGCGGGACTGTGTGCTCTGCTGA
- the RHOD gene encoding rho-related GTP-binding protein RhoD isoform X3: MQQAPKGHSPARAPPAEAKETEIKAVIVGDGGCGKTSLLMVFARGDFPKEDYDRLRPLSYLDANVILMCFDVTNPSSYDNILTKWCPEVNHFCKGVPVVLVGCKTDLRKDRAVLHRLHEDRLEPITFQQGEAMARLVHAAFYFECSAKYQENISAIFVAACKAALSTVRRTQRRRRPKRDCVLC; encoded by the exons ATGCAGCAGGCGCCCAAGGGGCACAGCCCGGCCCGGGCTCCCCCGGCCGAGGCCAAGGAGACGGAGATCAAAGCTGTCATCGTCGGGGACGGGGGCTGTGGGAAGACATCGCTGCTCATGGTCTTTGCCAGAGGGGACTTCCCCAAG GAAGATTATGACAGGCTTCGCCCACTGTCTTACTTGGATGCCAATGTTATCCTCATGTGCTTTGATGTCACTAACCCCAGCAGCTATGACAACATCCTAACGAAG TGGTGCCCGGAGGTGAACCACTTCTGCAAGGGTGTCCCCGTggtgctggtgggctgcaagaccGACCTGCGgaaggaccgggccgtgctgcaTAGGCTCCATGAGGACCGCCTGGAGCCCATCACCTTCCAGCAG GGGGAGGCCATGGCCCGGCTGGTCCACGCAGCATTCTACTTCGAGTGCTCAGCCAAGTACCAGGAGAACATCTCGGCCATCTTCGTGGCAGCTTGCAAGGCCGCACTCAGCACCGTGCGGAGGACCCAGCGCCGGAGGCGACCCAAGCGGGACTGTGTGCTCTGCTGA